A single genomic interval of Cucumis sativus cultivar 9930 chromosome 7, Cucumber_9930_V3, whole genome shotgun sequence harbors:
- the LOC101214133 gene encoding uncharacterized protein LOC101214133, with the protein MSLSALSKPKSLTLTLNLLRPHLFRRPFSSPSDHDLTDLPESPSSSDPLLRNLEDAIQRILVRRSAPDWLPFVPGASYWVPLPSNSHLPPIANVLRNLANPLSPEQSLSTTTVRGWPSSHYFIQGTHLPSLDPEVDTTSTECDASLDHEEG; encoded by the exons ATGTCTCTCTCTGCTCTATCCAAACCCAAATCCCTAACCCTAACCCTAAATCTCCTCCGTCCTCACCTCTTCCGCCGTCCTTTCTCCTCCCCTTCCGATCACGATCTCACCGACCTCCCTGaatctccttcttcttccgATCCCCTTCTTCGCAACCTTGAGGACGCTATTCAACGCATCCTCGTTCGACGATCTGCCCCCGATTGGCTCCCCTTCGTTCCCGGCGCTTCCTATTGGGTTCCTCTGCCTTCTAATTCCCATTTACCTCCCATTGCCAACGTTCTTCGTAACTTGGCTAACCCTCTCTCTCCTGAACAATCCTTGTCTACCACTACCGTCCGTGGCTGGCCCTCTTCTCATTACTTCATTCAAG GTACGcatcttccttctcttgaTCCGGAGGTTGACACCACGTCGACTGAATGTGATGCTTCCCTTGACCACGAGGAAGGGTGA
- the LOC101213890 gene encoding autophagy-related protein 8i, with protein MGRTKSFKDEFTFEQRFGESFEVLAKYPDRIPVIVERYGKCELPEMEKKKYLIPRDMSVGQFIHVLSTRLHLAPGKALFVFVNNTLPQTASLMSTVYDSYKDGDGFLYMCYSSEKTFG; from the exons ATGGGAAGAACCAAATCCTTCAAGGACGAGTTCACCTTCG AACAACGATTTGGGGAGTCCTTCGAAGTCTTAGCCAAGTATCCTGATCGAATCCCC GTAATTGTTGAGAGATATGGGAAATGTGAACTTCCTGagatggaaaagaagaa GTACCTCATTCCTCGAGACATGTCTGTTGGGCAGTTCATCCATGTTCTAAGCACCAGGCTTCATCTAGCACCTGGAAAAGCTCtctttgtatttgtaaacAATACTTTGCCTCAAACAG CTAGCTTAATGAGTACGGTGTACGATTCATACAAGGATGGTGATGGCTTTCTGTACATGTGTTACAGCAGTGAAAAAACCTTTGGCTAA